In Actinomycetota bacterium, the DNA window GAGGGAAGCTCCTTGCCGTAGTGGGCCGGGAGATCCTCCCGAACGAGGCGGACCTGCTCCTCGATCAGGTAGTAGTTGTCGAGGAGCCACTCGCTCGCGGGCGATATCGCCTGCTGGGCGCGAACTGCCGAGGAGAGAGTGTTGCTATGCTCGGCCAGCTCGACGGCAGCGCGCTCGACGAGCTCGATGAGAGGGGTTCCGCCACGCGGGCCTTCCGGTCGGGCGTGCTGGGCAGAAGCCAGTTCGCGCGCTCTCTCCTTCAACCGTTCAACGGTGAGGAGCTCCGCGCGAAGCGGCTGCTCGTCCCGGTATCCGATTTCCGGATTCGTCACAGAGGTCCCATCCCGTGGCGCACTTGGTTGTGGCGCCATGCCGTCACCCGCGGGCCCGTCATCGTCGGCCCCCTCGTACAGACTACCGGAATTGTCCCCGCGAGGAACGGAATGGTCTGAGAGTTGCTGCTGTGATACCCCGAGGGGTATGATGTGGCCCCCCTTGTGAGGAGGAGAATCCCCGGATGAACAAATCGAAAGCGGTGCTTTGGATCGTAGCCGCAGTTCTCATCGCCGTTGTCGGGTTCCTCGTCTTGAAGCCCGCGAGCGCGGGAGTACAGAACATCGACGCCAAGGAACTCGCCACGCTTGTAGACGAGGGAGTCACCGTGCTCGACGTACGCACGGCGGGCGAATTCGCGGCCGGGCACGTCCCCGGCGCGGTAAACATCCCTATCGACCAGCTCTCCACAGGTCTGGGCGCGCTCGACAACTCTAAGCCGGTAGCCGTGTATTGTGCCACGGGGGCACGCTCCTCGCAGGCCCTGAGTGTGCTCCAGGCGGCCGGGTTCGCCACGGTCTATCACCTGGCACAAGGAATCTTGACCTGGGATGGCCCGGTCGAGCGTGGCGAGAGTCTGGCGGCGACATCGACTCCACAGGCGACGAGCACACCTGTGCTCTATGAGTTCTTCACTGACTGGTGACCTTCGTGCAAAGTGATGAAGCCTGTGGTCGACAGGCTAGAGGAGAAGTACGCAGGCAAGGTGGAGTTCCGGCTCGTCAACGTCGATACGGATCCCGAGGGATCCGCGATGATGCAGAAGTACGGTGCTC includes these proteins:
- a CDS encoding thioredoxin family protein, translating into MKPVVDRLEEKYAGKVEFRLVNVDTDPEGSAMMQKYGAQYVPTFVLLNVDGSVGDQIVGEVEEAKLAEAIDRLK
- a CDS encoding rhodanese-like domain-containing protein, whose protein sequence is MNKSKAVLWIVAAVLIAVVGFLVLKPASAGVQNIDAKELATLVDEGVTVLDVRTAGEFAAGHVPGAVNIPIDQLSTGLGALDNSKPVAVYCATGARSSQALSVLQAAGFATVYHLAQGILTWDGPVERGESLAATSTPQATSTPVLYEFFTDW